A DNA window from Trypanosoma brucei brucei TREU927 chromosome 10, whole genome shotgun sequence contains the following coding sequences:
- a CDS encoding short-chain dehydrogenase, putative, with amino-acid sequence MFYIDDLFWTSLNYATSWVGLVSILTYLLVVLLQQLALHVPQNLKKKYAAEWALVTGASSGIGKAIAEKLAEQKINVVLVALDDPLLSSTFAELQQRYPKQSFRKVGVNLGEEGMRYMQPIVEATKDLHINLLFNNAGYINTGLFADTTIERLRANMECNAGCAVPITHHFLRQMLQRQQRGLVSFTSSASCYLPGPTATLYSPTKAFLTNFATTVAAEVRDAGVDVVVIHPSPVNTNFYKNQGPLLNSLKTAQSAAGSPMNIAEQIFAAAGRLTVWDQGVTCAAFRIVNKVIDFQLFSELVVRFAWLNGDHKRLVANSNTRGKKQS; translated from the coding sequence ATGTTCTACATTGACGATTTATTTTGGACATCGTTGAACTACGCCACGAGCTGGGTGGGCCTTGTCAGCATCCTAACGTACCTGTTGGTGGTGCTCCTGCAGCAGTTGGCGCTGCACGTGCCGCAGAACCTTAAGAAGAAGTACGCAGCCGAATGGGCTCTTGTAACAGGGGCGAGCAGTGGCATTGGAAAGGCCATTGCGGAGAAGCTTGCCGAGCAGAAGATCAatgttgttcttgttgcaTTGGATGACCCACTTCTGAGTAGTACCTTCGCGGAACTGCAACAGAGGTACCCCAAGCAAAGTTTCAGGAAGGTAGGAGTTAATCTGGGTGAGGAAGGGATGCGGTACATGCAGCCTATCGTCGAAGCAACAAAGGACCTTCATATCAATTTGTTGTTCAACAACGCCGGTTACATCAACACAGGACTCTTCGCCGACACCACCATTGAGCGGCTGCGCGCCAATATGGAATGCAATGCTGGATGTGCTGTGCCAATCACGCACCATTTCTTGCGTCAAATGCTGCAGCGGCAACAGCGAGGTCTTGTGAGCTTCACCTCCTCCGCCTCGTGTTACCTTCCCGGACCAACCGCTACGTTATACAGCCCAACTAAGGCTTTTCTAACAAACTTTGCAACTACTGTTGCGGCGGAGGTGCGTGACGCGGGTGTTGATGTTGTGGTCATTCACCCTTCACCTGTCAACACAAATTTCTACAAGAACCAGGGCCCACTGCTCAACTCACTCAAGACGGCACAAAGCGCAGCTGGTTCGCCAATGAACATCGCTGAACAAATATTCGCCGCCGCGGGGCGCCTGACGGTTTGGGACCAGGGAGTTACGTGTGCCGCATTCCGTATCGTGAACAAAGTCATCGACTTTCAGTTGTTTTCTGAGCTCGTCGTTCGCTTTGCGTGGCTGAACGGTGACCACAAAAGGCTCGTAGCAAATTCCAACACACGCGGGAAGAAGCAGTCCTGA
- a CDS encoding cytosolic nonspecific dipeptidase, putative (weak similarity to Cytosolic nonspecific dipeptidase (Glutamate carboxypeptidase-likeprotein 1). (Swiss-Prot:Q96KP4) (Homo sapiens;)) gives MSVDWNTVHQTVSDHWDTSVVPGLSEFLEVPNQSPHYDKEWATNGHMKKAMDVVVKWIEKQPIKGMKYEVFEDEGLTPFLVVEIEGTEPCANTLLMYGHVDKQPPLLPWGEGLHPYKPVYRDGNLYGRGSADDGYAAYLAISAVAAVQKHGLQHGKVVVIIEASEESGSMDLPHYLRRCKDHIGNVDLLICLDSGGANHEQLWLTTALRGLCGGVLTVETMREGMHSGMSGGVVPDSFRIARMLLERIEDTNTGNVKIPEAICDIPEHVIKAAEVMRSIPLKKMFALLPGVAAEADDNAELALRSSWKAALTVVGDNLPDTATAGNVNRAKTTLRLSLRIPPVADAEKVSAAMKSILEADPPYNAKVNYTSHHDGTGSATPALKPWLAQALHSGCETAFGKTYASQGVGGTIPFVAMLQQMFPEAQFLITGVVGPRSNIHGPNECLNVPFAKGVTTCVARVIAEHFHATPKLRKD, from the coding sequence ATGTCGGTGGATTGGAATACCGTTCACCAAACAGTGTCGGACCACTGGGACACTTCTGTCGTTCCCGGTCTTTCAGAGTTTCTTGAGGTTCCAAACCAAAGCCCACACTATGATAAAGAGTGGGCGACGAATGGCCACATGAAGAAGGCGATGGACGTCGTGGTTAAATGGATAGAGAAGCAACCGATCAAGGGAATGAAGTACGAAGTATTCGAGGATGAAGGCCTAACACCCTTCCTTGTCGTTGAGATCGAGGGGACAGAGCCATGCGCAAACACGCTGCTAATGTACGGGCACGTGGACAAGCAACCTCCACTCCTTCCCTGGGGTGAAGGCCTTCACCCCTACAAACCCGTGTATCGTGACGGCAACTTGTACGGTCGTGGATCCGCTGACGACGGTTATGCAGCCTATTTGGCAATCAGCGCCGTGGCGGCCGTTCAGAAACATGGGCTTCAACATGGCAAAGTTGTCGTCATCATTGAGGCGAGTGAAGAGTCGGGGAGCATGGACTTGCCCCATTACCTGCGCAGGTGCAAAGATCACATTGGAAATGTCGACCTCCTCATCTGCCTTGACAGTGGTGGTGCCAACCACGAGCAACTGTGGCTGACGACAGCGCTGCGAGGTCTCTGCGGGGGCGTGCTGACGGTTGAGACCATGAGGGAAGGTATGCACAGCGGTATGTCTGGTGGCGTGGTCCCCGATTCGTTTCGTATCGCACGCATGCTTCTGGAGCGCATTGAGGATACAAATACGGGCAATGTGAAGATACCTGAGGCGATCTGTGACATCCCCGAACATGTCATCAAGGCCGCGGAAGTAATGAGGTCCATACCACTGAAAAAGATGTTCGCTCTCCTTCCCGGCGTTGCAGCGGAAGCGGATGACAACGCGGAGCTTGCCCTGAGGAGTTCATGGAAGGCAGCCCTCACTGTGGTAGGCGACAACCTTCCGGACACCGCAACAGCCGGTAACGTCAACCGTGCCAAAACCACTTTGCGCCTCTCTCTCCGAATCCCGCCAGTTGCGGATGCTGAGAAGGTCAGTGCGGCCATGAAGAGTATACTTGAGGCTGATCCCCCTTACAATGCAAAGGTCAATTACACCTCACATCACGACGGCACCGGCAGCGCCACCCCGGCCTTAAAACCGTGGCTTGCCCAAGCGCTCCACAGCGGTTGTGAAACTGCCTTCGGTAAGACTTATGCTTCGCAGGGTGTTGGTGGAACCATCCCCTTTGTCGCGATGCTGCAGCAAATGTTCCCCGAGGCGCAATTCCTCATCACAGGGGTCGTGGGACCGAGGAGCAACATCCATGGACCGAATGAGTGTCTAAACGTGCCATTTGCAAAGGGTGTCACCACTTGTGTTGCGCGCGTGATTGCTGAACACTTTCACGCAACGCCAAAGTTGCGAAAGGATTAG
- a CDS encoding UDP-Gal/UDP-GlcNAc-dependent glycosyltransferase (curated by Mike Ferguson): MVGQILSRRGLILVCLTFVAILLIFSTRSKRIVREASQASFSAPPPLPEFDYTEKDRESLQYVPPDVVRAWRERNFLVMLGVLSPDNAVRRRRRHLQRLTCWQYQGVARRSNNFTGDLLVTFVLARHPDHNYTHSPQLVEEGLRWQDIIALPIKEGRVSTNKVIGQDGRYWGPDAEIGMSRKMYKWFSLMLRLLPNVNYVAKSDDDMFVHTPQYLADLRALPRRRLYWGNIVNARFMPLLFATGGLYTASREVIEQFLTYEPLKKLVDVPYSKEREDEFTSLYMQHEDLLMGRVLYEMGYQPLFVGEPMCRFHNLHGKGWVGPLSHSSLMIHNVKEEEYAQLREYFGEKKQYRPSRFKVRRGRLYATCGKR, encoded by the coding sequence ATGGTTGGACAAATTTTGAGTAGGAGGGGACTGATCCTCGTCTGCCTTACTTTCGTGGCAATCCTATTGATTTTTTCAACGAGGAGCAAACGTATTGTACGGGAGGCCTCCCAAGCGAGCTTCTCGGCCCCCCCGCCACTCCCGGAGTTCGACTATACCGAAAAGGATCGGGAGTCTCTGCAGTACGTGCCCCCGGATGTTGTGCGTGCGTGGAGGGAACGAAATTTCCTCGTCATGCTCGGTGTATTGTCGCCCGATAATGCCGTGAGACGACGCAGGCGCCATCTTCAGCGTTTGACCTGCTGGCAATACCAAGGCGTCGCGAGGAGGAGTAATAACTTTACTGGAGATTTGCTCGTTACCTTTGTTCTCGCGCGCCATCCAGATCATAACTACACGCATTCGCCCCAGTTAGTGGAGGAGGGGTTGCGTTGGCAAGATATCATCGCTCTCCCAATCAAGGAGGGCCGTGTAAGTACGAACAAGGTAATTGGACAGGACGGCAGGTACTGGGGCCCCGATGCTGAGATCGGTATGAGTCGTAAAATGTACAAGTGGTTTAGTCTGATGCTGCGGCTCCTCCCTAATGTTAATTATGTTGCCAAGTCGGATGACGACATGTTTGTGCACACCCCGCAGTACCTTGCTGACCTTCGTGCTCTACCACGTCGCCGTTTATATTGGGGGAACATTGTTAACGCACGCTTCATGCCTTTGTTGTTCGCAACTGGGGGTCTTTACACCGCTTCGAGAGAGGTGATAGAACAATTCCTGACATACGAACCCCTAAAGAAACTTGTCGACGTGCCGTACAGCAAAGAGCGGGAGGATGAATTTACCTCCCTGTACATGCAACACGAAGACTTACTTATGGGGCGTGTACTCTACGAAATGGGTTACCAGCCCTTGTTCGTCGGCGAGCCAATGTGCCGTTTTCATAACCTTCACGGAAAGGGTTGGGTGGGGCCTCTTAGTCACAGTTCATTGATGATTCACAATGTTAAGGAGGAGGAGTATGCGCAGTTGCGTGAGTACTTCGGTGAGAAAAAGCAGTACAGACCTTCGCGCTTCAAGGTTCGTAGAGGACGGTTATACGCAACATGCGGCAAGCGGTGA
- a CDS encoding helicase, which produces MVRLTVLVRCGLGFYVAVHPWLTGSGYVKVGCTADFTRRLEMASFTTCFTPEWSYYAVFRCESMKEAFLLEQAVLFLFKERRVPQRELIKGDAQDVTEGARRVCSTLNLNALVNMAPVYIEKNSLPPDYASSGRISTEKNSRREAEAPKLHTLEKYMGSLEKLRESMVSLNSPCDAPTDDDIFNSVETGDGEDYEIGCDFEVVDALGEETFSLAALRPYQKDAVARCLEQLDSCGATICQMACRCGKTPVAYDLIRRHLEMKPNSIILYLVPGLALLRQTARKLYSYGLKDVPFLLIGSDSGSIFMGDGCVRNMTTDAELIRSTISSCASHLIVISTYQSSHIISKMPNFALTVFDECHRVCGSDLPTNFNNVLLQPRCGRRLFLTATPAYDTPLKMDNTYLFGDIAYRYYLREGIDAGYVNPFAVRIVLGESMDDMNPYFYEAMNTVDKMIVYCRCIEHATKLAADLKHPLPDDITPFDVLLAHSRMGSAAVASVLRDFSASRRCLLLNVRLLQEGVEIPDLNAVFFAAPRYSSRDIVQSICRPLNKMENKPISYVFLPATINKRLPEDHPVNLEKFSTLVPFTDALMDEDPLLFEYLIDPHKVSYDVDVVGVRSLKLSSERLRRFVLPAIRRGVRYSSQNTDRLHRATRLPWKNAFNEMKRIVLECNRYPKTNDAWVIGKKSVSMALFYRYCRKGYRQYLDKEPSCLRMHQIRDLESLPLWRTYGLHGPYPWEECLNTLREYLEAHGSVPPLDVHKGGYIGLDATPFERLCGVLMHVNQCDACTKLRLDPAKQKQLDRLCKPFGLKWKKGRDKDGKILPGEATFITDSYDRFKALYEDRQKNNFQEYLDTHFPGYPLKHERMEDPRNLRKDRVPPRHVSRDEVTNPRKAGKVMCRVCRRNVAVRVWEQHLKSKAHRQNMK; this is translated from the coding sequence ATGGTCCGCCTGACCGTGCTCGTTAGGTGTGGCCTTGGCTTTTACGTTGCCGTCCACCCATGGTTGACGGGCTCCGGCTACGTGAAGGTTGGGTGCACAGCGGACTTTACCCGCCGCCTAGAAATGGCTTCGTTCACAACGTGCTTCACACCCGAATGGTCGTACTACGCTGTTTTCCGTTGTGAAAGCATGAAAGAGGCGTTCCTCCTTGAACAAGCTGTGCTGTTTCTGTTCAAAGAAAGGCGCGTCCCACAGCGAGAGCTTATAAAAGGCGATGCGCAAGATGTTACCGAGGGTGCCCGACGTGTTTGTAGCACGCTCAACTTAAACGCACTGGTGAACATGGCACCCGTTTATATTGAAAAGAACAGCTTACCACCCGACTATGCGAGCAGTGGACGGATCTCGACTGAGAAAAACTCCCGGCGTGAGGCGGAGGCTCCGAAATTGCACACCCTGGAAAAGTACATGGGATCACTGGAAAAGCTTCGTGAGTCCATGGTTTCTCTCAATTCTCCATGTGATGCACCGACTGACGATGATATTTTCAACAGTGTTGAGACAGGAGACGGGGAAGACTATGAAATTGGCTGTGATTTTGAGGTTGTGGATGCGTTGGGAGAAGAGACGTTTAGTTTGGCGGCGCTTCGTCCGTATCAAAAGGATGCTGTAGCTCGTTGCCTTGAGCAGCTCGATAGTTGTGGCGCCACAATTTGTCAAATGGCGTGCCGTTGCGGGAAGACCCCAGTGGCATATGATCTCATTCGTCGGCACTTGGAGATGAAACCAAATTCCATCATTCTTTACCTGGTTCCAGGCCTTGCGCTTTTGCGGCAGACAGCTCGGAAGCTTTATAGCTATGGTTTGAAGGATgttccatttcttcttatAGGGTCAGACAGCGGAAGCATATTCATGGGGGACGGCTGTGTTCGTAACATGACGACTGACGCTGAATTGATTAGGAGCACCATCAGCTCATGTGCCTCACATTTGATTGTTATTAGCACATATCAGTCTTCGCACATAATCTCAAAAATGCCAAATTTTGCACTCACCGTATTTGATGAATGTCACCGCGTTTGTGGGAGTGACTTACCCACTAATTTCAATAACGTCCTCCTCCAACCTCGCTGCGGACGGAGATTATTCCTCACTGCAACACCAGCATACGATACGCCACTAAAAATGGACAACACGTATCTGTTTGGTGACATAGCGTATCGGTACTATTTGCGGGAGGGCATCGACGCTGGTTACGTGAACCCTTTTGCGGTGCGAATTGTATTGGGCGAGAGCATGGATGACATGAATCCATACTTTTATGAAGCTATGAATACCGTGGACAAGATGATCGTCTACTGTAGGTGCATTGAGCACGCGACAAAGCTTGCGGCGGATCTGAAGCATCCCCTCCCTGATGATATAACGCCCTTCGATGTGTTGCTCGCCCATTCTCGGATGGGGAGCGCCGCCGTTGCTAGTGTTTTGAGAGATTTTTCAGCATCCAGACGTTGCCTATTGCTAAACGTTCGTTTACTCCAGGAAGGGGTGGAGATTCCCGACCTCAACGCCGTATTTTTTGCCGCCCCGCGCTACAGCTCCCGTGACATTGTTCAGAGTATATGCCGACCGCTCaataaaatggaaaacaagCCCATTTCCTACGTGTTCCTTCCCGCCACCATCAACAAGAGGCTGCCGGAAGATCACCCCGTCAATCTGGAGAAGTTTTCCACGCTTGTCCCCTTTACAGATGCTTTGATGGACGAAGATCCGCTGCTGTTTGAGTATTTGATTGACCCTCATAAAGTGTCCTACGACGTTGATGTCGTGGGTGTGAGGTCCCTCAAGCTGTCATCTGAACGGCTACGAAGGTTCGTTCTTCCCGCCATCAGGCGTGGGGTGCGCTACTCAAGCCAGAACACGGATCGATTGCACCGCGCGACGCGACTTCCGTGGAAGAATGCCTTCAACGAAATGAAACGCATTGTGCTAGAGTGCAATAGATATCCCAAAACAAACGATGCTTGGGTTATTGGAAAGAAATCGGTTTCAATGGCTCTCTTTTACCGTTACTGCCGAAAGGGATACCGTCAGTACTTGGACAAAGAACCCTCCTGTTTGAGGATGCACCAAATACGCGACCTGGAATCACTCCCTCTGTGGCGGACTTACGGACTCCACGGTCCATACCCGTGGGAGGAGTGTTTGAATACTCTTCGCGAGTATCTGGAGGCCCATGGAAGTGTGCCTCCACTCGACGTGCACAAGGGCGGCTACATTGGGCTGGATGCGACCCCGTTCGAGAGGCTCTGCGGTGTGCTGATGCACGTTAACCAGTGCGATGCATGCACCAAACTGCGACTAGACCCCGCCAAGCAGAAGCAGCTCGACAGGCTCTGCAAACCTTTCGGGCtcaaatggaagaaaggaCGTGACAAGGATGGAAAGATTCTCCCAGGGGAAGCTACCTTCATCACAGACTCGTATGATCGCTTTAAAGCGCTCTACGAGGACCGTCAGAAGAACAACTTCCAGGAGTATCTAGACACTCACTTTCCTGGTTATCCCTTGAAGCATGAACGTATGGAAGACCCGCGGAACTTAAGAAAGGATCGTGTGCCCCCACGGCACGTGTCGAGGGACGAAGTTACCAACCCTCGTAAGGCGGGAAAGGTCATGTGTAGGGTTTGCCGCCGAAACGTTGCAGTGCGCGTGTGGGAACAGCACTTAAAGAGCAAGGCCCATCGACAAAACATGAAATGA